A window from Anomalospiza imberbis isolate Cuckoo-Finch-1a 21T00152 chromosome 8, ASM3175350v1, whole genome shotgun sequence encodes these proteins:
- the ZDHHC6 gene encoding palmitoyltransferase ZDHHC6, producing the protein MVGPGALQRARRLCHWGPAVALAVVAVCSATAMADAALWYWPLDTAGGSVNFVMLLNWTVMILYNYFSAMFVGPGYVPLGWTPEKSQDCMYLQYCKVCQSYKAPRSHHCRKCNRCVMKMDHHCPWINNCCGYQNHASFTLFLLLAPLGCIHASFIFIMTMYTQLYNRISFGWSSVKIDMSAARRDPRPIIPFGLSAFAASLFALGLALGTTIAVGMLFIIQMKVILTNKTSIESWIEEKAKDRIQYYQTGETFVFPYDMGSKWKNFRQVFTWSGIPEGDGLDWPVRDGCHQYSLTIEQLKQKADKRVRSVRYRAIEDYSGVCCPVTKGVKTFFTTPCTEEPRIALSKGDLILATRGLKHWMYGEKILISAADGGIRERGWFPRKCVEKYQYDSETDQPVDGEKKSK; encoded by the exons ATGGTGGGGCCGGGCGCGCTGCAGCGGGCGCGGCGCCTGTGCCACTGGGGCCCGGCGGTGGCGCTGGCCGTGGTGGCCGTGTGCTCCGCCACCGCCATGGCCGACGCCGCGCTCTGGTACTGGCCCCTGGACACGGCCGGGGGAAGCGTCAACTTCGTGATGCTGCTCAACTGGACCGTCATGATCCTCTACAACTACTTCAGCGCCATGTTTGTGGGCCCCGGGTACGTCCCGCTGGGGTGGACGCCG GAAAAATCTCAGGATTGCATGTATCTCCAATACTGTAAAGTGTGTCAGTCCTACAAGGCACCTCGTTCACACCACTGTCGGAAGTGCAACAG ATGTGTGATGAAGATGGATCACCACTGTCCTTGGATCAACAACTGTTGTGGATACCAGAATCATGCATCTTTCACTCTGTTTCTCCTCTTAGCTCCACTGGGATGCATTCACGCTTCTTTCATATTTATTATGACAATGTACACTCAGCTTTACAACAGA ATATCTTTTGGGTGGAGTTCTGTGAAGATTGACATGAGTGCAGCCAGAAGAGACCCTCGTCCCATtattccctttggactgtctgCATTTGCTGCCTCTTTATTTGCCTTAGGACTGGCATTAGGAACAACTATTGCTGTTGGTATGCTGTTTATTATCCAG ATGAAAGTAATTTTGACAAATAAAACTTCAATCGAATCCTGGATTGAAGAAAAG GCCAAAGACAGAATCCAGTACTACCAAACGGGTGAGACCTTTGTCTTCCCCTATGACATGGGAAGTAAATGGAAGAACTTCAGGCAAGTGTTTACGTGGTCTGGGATTCCTGAGGGAGATGGCCTGGACTGGCCAGTTAGAGATGGATGTCACCAATACAGTTTGACG ATAGAGCAACTGAAACAGAAAGCAGACAAGCGAGTAAGAAGT GTGCGGTATCGAGCCATAGAAGATTACAGTGGTGTCTGCTGTCCTGTGACTAAAGGTGTTAAAACATTCTTCACAACACCGTGCACTGAAGAACCTAGAATTGCACTGAGTAAAGGGGATCTGATTTTAGCCACCAGAGGCTTAAA GCACTGGATGTATGGTGAGAAGATTCTCATCTCAGCTGCTGATG GTGGAATAAGAGAACGAGGCTGGTTCCCTAGGAAGTGTGTGGAAAAATACCAGTATGACTCTGAAACGGATCAACCAGTGGatggagagaagaaaagcaaatag